One Mycobacterium marseillense DNA window includes the following coding sequences:
- a CDS encoding acyl-CoA dehydrogenase: MGHYIANVRDLEFNLFEVLDIGAVLGTGDYSELDEETVRTILAEAARLAEGPVAESFAFADRNPPEFDPAEHTISVPDELAKTVQAIKDAGWWRLMLAEEIGGMAAPPPLAWGVNEMIICANPSANFFCLGPLMAQALYIEGNEQQRHWAAEGVERGWAATMVLTEPDAGSDVGAGRAKAFEQPDGTWHIEGVKRFISGGDVGDTAENIFHLVLARPEGAGPGTKGLSLFYVPNYLFDPDTLELGSRNGVFVTGLEHKMGIKSSPTCELTFGATDVPAVGYLVGDVHRGIAQMFTVIEHARMTIGVKAAGTLSTGYLNALAFAKERVQGADLTQMSDKTAPRVTIIHHPDVRRSLMTQKAYAEGLRALYMYAAAHQDDAVAQRVSGADHDMAHRIDDLLLPIVKGVSSERAYEVLTESLQTLGGSGFLADYPLEQYIRDSKIDSLYEGTTAIQALDFFFRKIVRDRGEALQFLTTQIVASIDDCDEALKPVAQMLQTAYDDVTAMTGALTGYLMSAAQEPTDIYKVGLASVRFLLAVGDLLIGWRLLVQAGVAHRALADGAAGHDEPFYQGKVATATFFAKNMLPRLTALRAVVEAIDDEIMKVPEEAF, translated from the coding sequence TTGGGCCACTACATCGCAAACGTCCGTGATCTCGAGTTCAACCTCTTCGAAGTCCTCGACATCGGCGCCGTCCTGGGCACCGGGGACTACAGCGAACTCGACGAGGAGACGGTCCGCACGATCTTGGCCGAGGCCGCCCGCCTCGCCGAGGGCCCGGTCGCCGAATCCTTCGCCTTCGCCGACCGCAATCCACCGGAATTCGACCCGGCCGAGCACACCATCAGCGTGCCCGACGAGCTGGCCAAGACGGTGCAGGCCATCAAGGATGCCGGGTGGTGGCGGCTGATGCTGGCCGAGGAGATCGGCGGCATGGCGGCTCCCCCGCCGCTGGCGTGGGGGGTCAACGAAATGATCATCTGCGCCAACCCGTCGGCGAACTTCTTCTGCCTCGGCCCCTTGATGGCCCAGGCCCTCTACATCGAGGGCAACGAGCAGCAGCGGCACTGGGCCGCCGAGGGCGTCGAGCGCGGCTGGGCGGCCACCATGGTGCTCACCGAACCCGACGCGGGTTCCGACGTCGGCGCCGGACGCGCCAAGGCGTTCGAACAACCCGACGGCACCTGGCACATCGAGGGCGTCAAGCGATTCATCTCCGGCGGCGACGTGGGCGACACCGCCGAGAACATCTTCCACCTGGTGCTGGCCCGCCCCGAGGGCGCGGGGCCGGGCACCAAGGGCCTGAGCCTGTTCTATGTGCCCAACTATCTGTTTGACCCGGACACCTTGGAACTCGGTTCGCGCAACGGGGTTTTCGTCACCGGCCTGGAACACAAGATGGGCATCAAGTCCTCCCCCACGTGCGAATTGACCTTCGGCGCAACGGATGTGCCCGCCGTCGGTTACCTGGTCGGCGACGTGCACCGGGGTATCGCGCAGATGTTCACCGTGATCGAGCACGCGCGCATGACGATCGGCGTCAAGGCCGCCGGCACGCTGTCCACCGGTTACCTGAACGCGCTGGCCTTCGCCAAAGAGCGGGTGCAAGGCGCGGACCTGACGCAGATGTCCGACAAGACCGCGCCGCGGGTCACCATCATCCACCACCCCGACGTGCGCCGCAGTCTGATGACCCAGAAGGCCTACGCCGAGGGGCTGCGGGCGCTCTACATGTATGCCGCCGCGCACCAGGATGACGCGGTGGCCCAACGTGTTTCGGGCGCCGATCACGACATGGCGCACCGGATCGACGACCTGCTGCTGCCCATTGTCAAGGGGGTGAGCTCGGAGCGGGCCTACGAGGTGCTGACCGAGTCGCTGCAAACGCTGGGCGGTTCGGGGTTCCTGGCCGACTATCCGCTCGAGCAGTACATCCGCGATTCCAAGATCGACTCGCTCTACGAGGGCACCACGGCCATCCAGGCGCTCGACTTCTTCTTCCGCAAGATCGTGCGCGATCGGGGCGAGGCCCTGCAGTTTTTGACGACTCAGATCGTGGCGTCCATCGACGACTGCGACGAGGCCCTCAAGCCGGTGGCCCAAATGCTGCAGACCGCCTACGACGACGTGACGGCGATGACGGGTGCATTGACCGGGTACCTGATGTCGGCCGCCCAAGAGCCCACCGACATCTACAAGGTGGGGCTGGCGTCGGTGCGGTTCCTGCTTGCGGTGGGTGATCTGCTGATCGGCTGGAGATTGCTGGTGCAGGCCGGCGTCGCGCACCGCGCGCTGGCCGACGGCGCGGCGGGACACGACGAACCGTTCTATCAGGGCAAAGTCGCGACCGCGACGTTCTTCGCCAAGAACATGTTGCCGAGGCTGACGGCCCTGCGCGCCGTCGTCGAGGCCATCGACGACGAGATCATGAAGGTGCCCGAAGAGGCCTTCTGA
- a CDS encoding DUF5666 domain-containing protein: MAGNSIQVTKEDNATAAVNFTSTTKITEAVPAGLPDVTQGSCVSVKPTEGSAPGQPVTAAKVKISESVNGVCPKPHESAPGGSSSTPPPGSPSPAPAKPAWVRGSVASVSGNTINLTGTDASGNTTQSTVTVDDKTKYTKQTTANTEAIAPGKCLSARGTMENGGALQATSIKLRQAVDGKCGKPKQPGQGG; this comes from the coding sequence GTGGCGGGCAACTCGATCCAGGTCACCAAGGAAGACAACGCCACCGCCGCGGTGAACTTCACCTCGACCACGAAGATCACCGAGGCCGTTCCGGCAGGCTTGCCCGACGTCACCCAGGGCAGCTGCGTCAGCGTGAAGCCCACCGAGGGATCGGCGCCCGGGCAGCCGGTCACGGCCGCGAAGGTCAAGATCAGCGAGTCCGTCAACGGCGTCTGCCCCAAACCGCACGAGTCGGCCCCCGGCGGGTCCAGCAGCACGCCGCCGCCCGGTTCGCCGTCGCCGGCGCCCGCCAAGCCGGCCTGGGTGCGGGGTTCGGTGGCGTCGGTTTCGGGCAACACCATCAACCTGACCGGCACGGATGCCAGTGGGAACACGACGCAATCCACGGTGACGGTCGACGACAAGACCAAGTACACCAAGCAGACGACCGCGAACACCGAGGCGATCGCGCCGGGCAAATGCCTGTCCGCGCGCGGAACCATGGAGAACGGCGGCGCGCTGCAGGCGACGAGCATCAAGCTACGACAAGCCGTCGACGGCAAATGCGGCAAGCCCAAGCAGCCCGGCCAGGGTGGCTGA
- a CDS encoding DUF5666 domain-containing protein: protein MKPRPTQIAIGAVIAFIALCVAMCDSPRDTSGSSAPPTVTAVPPSAAPSAVPPPAPPPQPPVGKDYVEGMVQSVTGGTIALRTRTGSATVDYTPETRVVQVTPAKLADVTPGSCVNVRATPQSAPTPGAITAQSVTVTASAEGKCPPPAGFYGTVASVSGNTIAVTGLGPGGPGAPTTVTVTDSTSYLRQTPSDAQAITNGKCLGANGTQDGGVLHAAMISLETCPPMGHPHHHLHLPHLPHIHL, encoded by the coding sequence CTGAAACCCCGGCCGACGCAGATCGCGATCGGCGCGGTGATCGCTTTCATCGCGTTGTGCGTGGCCATGTGCGACTCCCCGCGCGACACGTCGGGCAGCAGCGCCCCACCCACCGTCACGGCCGTCCCGCCCAGCGCCGCACCGAGCGCGGTGCCGCCGCCGGCGCCACCCCCTCAGCCGCCGGTCGGCAAGGATTACGTCGAGGGCATGGTCCAATCGGTGACGGGTGGCACGATCGCACTGCGGACGCGAACCGGCTCCGCGACTGTGGATTACACGCCCGAGACGCGGGTCGTGCAGGTCACCCCGGCGAAGCTGGCCGATGTGACACCCGGCAGCTGCGTGAACGTGCGCGCCACCCCCCAGAGCGCGCCTACCCCCGGGGCGATCACCGCCCAATCGGTGACGGTCACCGCGTCCGCGGAGGGCAAGTGCCCGCCGCCGGCCGGGTTCTACGGGACGGTTGCGTCGGTGTCGGGCAACACCATCGCCGTCACCGGCCTGGGTCCCGGCGGCCCGGGCGCCCCCACCACCGTGACCGTCACTGACTCGACCTCATATCTTCGGCAGACGCCGTCGGATGCCCAGGCGATCACCAATGGTAAATGCCTGGGGGCCAACGGAACTCAAGACGGCGGCGTGCTGCACGCGGCGATGATCAGCTTGGAGACGTGCCCGCCCATGGGGCACCCGCACCACCATCTGCATCTGCCCCACCTGCCGCACATCCACCTTTAG
- a CDS encoding cupin domain-containing protein — translation MLLGTGDSEPKSTIKVLQEVRSPSIPAGAQVMTVLINHPPDTHGYPPHRLPGGPGFGYMLAGEMVFELEGEAPRVLRAGDAFWGPGGDVIHYQDANNRTDIPCSFVLTLLCAPGKPLREWVTEEELEARKGLRVTG, via the coding sequence ATGTTGTTGGGTACAGGCGACTCCGAACCGAAATCAACGATAAAAGTGCTGCAGGAAGTGCGGTCGCCGTCGATTCCTGCCGGTGCCCAGGTGATGACCGTCCTCATCAACCATCCGCCGGACACCCACGGATACCCACCGCATCGCCTTCCCGGCGGTCCGGGATTCGGGTACATGCTCGCCGGTGAGATGGTGTTCGAGCTCGAGGGTGAAGCACCCCGCGTCCTCCGTGCAGGGGACGCGTTCTGGGGGCCCGGCGGCGATGTGATCCACTATCAGGACGCGAACAACCGCACCGACATTCCGTGTAGCTTCGTCCTCACCCTGCTGTGTGCGCCCGGTAAACCATTGCGTGAATGGGTTACCGAAGAGGAACTCGAGGCGCGAAAGGGACTGCGCGTCACCGGTTGA
- a CDS encoding SDR family oxidoreductase, translating to MKIVVIGGRGLIGSKVVSKLGALGHDVVIASRRSGVDALTGEGLANAVAGADVLVDVADSPVFDDEPVMHFFTTATANLLSAEQEAGVKHHVALSVVGAQSMPDSGYNTAKAAQENLIKASGRPYSIVRATPFYEFALGLGDSATDGEVVRLPHALFRPIAADDVATAVARAAVGAPSNGVTEIAGPEAMGMDDFVRAGLAASGDHRRVVTDARAPYFGAVIDDGTLAPDENATIFSTRYSDWIDARPAS from the coding sequence ATGAAGATCGTGGTCATCGGCGGCCGTGGGCTTATCGGCTCGAAAGTGGTGAGCAAGCTCGGCGCGCTAGGACACGACGTGGTCATCGCCTCACGCCGATCAGGTGTTGATGCACTCACCGGTGAAGGCCTCGCCAACGCCGTCGCCGGCGCCGACGTCCTGGTCGACGTCGCCGATTCGCCGGTGTTCGACGATGAACCGGTGATGCACTTCTTCACGACCGCGACCGCGAATCTTCTCTCCGCTGAACAGGAAGCGGGAGTCAAACATCATGTCGCGTTGTCCGTGGTGGGCGCGCAGAGCATGCCGGACAGCGGCTACAACACCGCGAAAGCAGCTCAGGAAAACCTGATCAAGGCTTCGGGCCGGCCTTATTCGATCGTGCGGGCAACGCCCTTTTACGAATTCGCGCTTGGCCTGGGCGATTCCGCCACGGACGGGGAAGTTGTGAGGTTGCCGCACGCGTTGTTCCGTCCCATCGCCGCCGACGACGTCGCCACCGCCGTGGCCCGCGCGGCGGTCGGGGCCCCGAGCAACGGAGTGACGGAGATCGCCGGGCCCGAAGCAATGGGAATGGACGACTTTGTCCGCGCGGGCCTTGCCGCCAGCGGTGATCATCGTCGGGTGGTGACCGACGCCCGGGCGCCGTACTTCGGCGCGGTGATCGACGATGGCACCCTCGCGCCCGACGAGAACGCCACCATCTTCAGCACTCGTTACTCCGACTGGATCGACGCGCGTCCCGCGTCGTAA
- a CDS encoding Rid family hydrolase, whose translation MSKPEFFDTPGYGEIARTRNHYRQALRIGDRIEISGQGGWDANFALSVTSLEDEIDKACDNIEKTLAEAGATWGDVVNVHSYHVPTADDSIGSQHMSLMVDQFRKRLGERQPLWTALGVEALALPGQRVEIEVVAIAGFGSN comes from the coding sequence ATGTCCAAACCCGAATTCTTCGATACGCCCGGGTACGGCGAGATTGCCCGCACCCGCAACCACTACCGCCAAGCTCTGCGCATCGGCGATCGCATCGAGATCTCCGGCCAGGGCGGCTGGGATGCGAATTTCGCGTTGTCGGTCACCTCCCTAGAGGACGAGATCGACAAGGCGTGCGACAACATCGAAAAAACCCTCGCTGAGGCGGGCGCCACCTGGGGCGACGTGGTGAACGTACACTCGTACCATGTCCCCACCGCCGACGATTCCATTGGCAGTCAACACATGTCGTTGATGGTGGACCAGTTCCGCAAGCGGCTCGGTGAACGGCAGCCGCTGTGGACCGCGCTGGGCGTCGAGGCCCTCGCACTGCCCGGCCAGCGCGTCGAGATCGAGGTCGTCGCCATCGCCGGATTCGGCAGCAACTAG
- a CDS encoding cupin domain-containing protein, whose protein sequence is MATDILRPGGPPARSVGRSEGKSVFQGTIGVRHILDKLDAEGRFSVLEHPMSPRALGAPLHRHHNEDEYSWIIEGRVGALLGDEVLYGGPADFIFKPRGQWHTFWNAGDEPARILEIISPAGFEQFFDELTDLGGVDKISTESLDELCARYELEMDVDSVPELCKRFGVKFPGEPI, encoded by the coding sequence GTGGCAACTGACATCTTGAGGCCGGGCGGGCCACCCGCTAGGTCTGTGGGGCGCAGCGAAGGCAAGTCGGTGTTTCAGGGCACGATCGGTGTCCGGCACATCCTCGACAAGCTTGATGCGGAAGGGCGGTTCTCGGTTCTCGAGCATCCGATGTCACCGCGAGCGCTGGGCGCACCGCTTCATCGTCACCACAACGAAGATGAGTACAGCTGGATCATCGAGGGCCGTGTAGGCGCTTTGCTCGGCGATGAAGTGCTCTATGGCGGGCCCGCCGACTTCATCTTCAAGCCGCGGGGCCAATGGCATACGTTCTGGAATGCGGGCGACGAGCCTGCCCGCATCCTCGAGATCATTTCCCCCGCAGGATTTGAGCAGTTCTTCGACGAGCTCACCGACCTCGGCGGTGTGGACAAGATATCGACGGAGAGCCTAGACGAACTCTGTGCACGCTACGAGCTGGAGATGGATGTCGACAGTGTGCCCGAACTCTGCAAACGCTTCGGCGTGAAATTCCCCGGTGAGCCCATTTGA
- a CDS encoding NAD(P)/FAD-dependent oxidoreductase, translating to MASVVIVGSGFTGFTCARHLAQILRRRHARVNITIISPVDYMLYTPLLPDVAGGVLDARFVAVPLANSLRGVHAVRGRVDGVNFQQQTLTYCDPEERSHSMSWDRLVLTPGSVTRLFDVPGLAKHARGLKTTAEALYLRDHFVEQLELANIEDDPRVAAARRTVVVVGASYSGTELVVQLRALADAAAKQMDFNPAEVRFLLLDLAEQVMPEVGKKLGEAAMKVLRRRGIDVRLGITLKEAHADHVVLSDDSRVDTRTIAWVTGVTGAPLVEHLGLPTEKGRITVQPDLQVPDHPDVFAAGDAAAVPDLTQPGKITPPTAQHATRQGKALARNVAASLGYGNPKQYKHRNLGLVVDLGPRYAVANPLNIHLSGLPAKLVTRSYHLYAIPRGVNRWAVSLAYLTDLLFTRSVVSIGLSSEDDAEFTASEGIPMPKTG from the coding sequence GTGGCCTCTGTGGTGATCGTGGGAAGCGGTTTCACCGGATTCACCTGCGCCCGCCATCTGGCCCAGATCCTGCGCCGGCGGCACGCTCGCGTGAACATCACCATCATTTCTCCGGTCGACTACATGCTCTACACACCGTTGCTGCCCGACGTGGCGGGCGGAGTGCTCGATGCCCGCTTTGTCGCTGTGCCCCTGGCCAATTCGTTGCGGGGCGTGCACGCGGTGCGCGGCCGCGTCGACGGCGTCAACTTTCAGCAACAGACGCTGACGTATTGCGATCCCGAAGAACGCAGCCATTCGATGTCCTGGGACCGGCTGGTGCTCACACCGGGTTCGGTGACGCGCCTGTTCGACGTCCCCGGGCTCGCGAAGCATGCGCGCGGGCTGAAGACCACCGCCGAGGCCCTCTACCTGCGCGACCACTTCGTCGAACAGCTGGAGCTGGCCAACATCGAAGACGACCCCCGCGTGGCCGCGGCCCGGCGCACCGTCGTGGTGGTCGGCGCCTCGTATTCGGGCACCGAACTGGTGGTGCAGCTGCGGGCCCTGGCCGACGCGGCGGCCAAACAGATGGACTTCAACCCCGCCGAAGTGCGCTTCCTGCTTCTCGACCTGGCCGAGCAGGTGATGCCCGAAGTGGGCAAGAAACTCGGCGAGGCGGCGATGAAGGTGTTGCGGCGCCGCGGTATCGACGTCCGACTCGGCATCACGCTCAAGGAAGCCCACGCGGATCACGTTGTCCTCAGCGATGATTCGCGTGTCGACACCCGCACGATCGCCTGGGTGACGGGCGTGACCGGCGCGCCCCTGGTCGAACACCTGGGATTGCCGACCGAGAAGGGCCGGATCACGGTGCAACCCGATCTACAGGTGCCCGATCACCCCGACGTGTTCGCCGCCGGCGACGCGGCCGCAGTACCCGACCTGACCCAGCCCGGCAAGATCACGCCGCCGACCGCCCAGCACGCCACCCGGCAGGGCAAAGCCCTGGCCCGCAACGTCGCCGCCAGCCTCGGCTACGGCAACCCCAAGCAATACAAGCACCGCAACCTGGGCTTGGTGGTCGATCTGGGACCGCGCTACGCGGTGGCCAACCCGCTCAACATCCACCTGTCCGGGCTGCCGGCCAAGCTGGTGACCAGGTCTTACCACCTGTACGCGATTCCCCGCGGCGTCAACCGCTGGGCGGTCTCGCTGGCCTACCTGACCGACCTGCTGTTCACCCGCTCCGTGGTCTCCATCGGGCTGTCCTCCGAGGACGACGCCGAATTCACGGCCAGCGAGGGCATCCCGATGCCCAAGACCGGCTGA
- a CDS encoding GNAT family N-acetyltransferase, producing MSESATSMGSIERSAHDGLQTIITDNAQDNRFEAAVDGQVIGRQPYRRYRAHIVLMATEVDAQWRDRGVSSAMINGVLTLIRGAGHTVIPRCKITADYILRHPEYRDLVADQYQGLLRPVSRPAPDSP from the coding sequence GTGAGTGAATCGGCAACGTCGATGGGCAGTATCGAACGCAGCGCCCACGATGGACTGCAGACAATCATCACCGACAACGCCCAAGACAATCGGTTCGAGGCCGCTGTCGACGGCCAGGTGATCGGTCGGCAGCCCTACCGCCGCTACCGCGCGCACATCGTGTTGATGGCCACCGAAGTCGATGCGCAATGGCGTGATCGGGGTGTCTCCTCGGCAATGATCAATGGTGTGCTCACCCTGATCCGCGGGGCCGGACATACGGTCATTCCACGGTGCAAGATCACGGCCGACTACATCCTGCGCCATCCCGAATACCGGGATCTGGTGGCCGACCAATATCAGGGATTGCTCCGCCCGGTGTCGCGGCCCGCTCCGGACAGCCCCTAA